The Gemmatimonadota bacterium genome has a segment encoding these proteins:
- a CDS encoding AAA family ATPase: MIIIGFTGRNASGKTTAAELLARRGFTSLSLSDVIREEAKQRGLSPVRENLIALGNELRERHGPGALAQLTVARMLPDRNYAVDSIRHPAEVEALRRAGAGAFSLFHVFAPLEARFARSLARQREGDGATLEAFIQQEEREFASSNAAAQQLLETERLADRVIDNDGTLDEFTARLTATLQVLEVASRRPSWDQYFMDIARTVATRSNCMKRQVAAVIVSDRRIISTGYNGTPRGVKNCNEGGCPRCNSFGESGKNLEECLCSHAEENAIVQASYHGIAIRDATLYTTYSPCLMCSKMIINAGIRRVVFNDAYPLNDTATGMLKQAGVDLVKLKV, translated from the coding sequence ATGATCATCATCGGGTTCACCGGGCGGAACGCCTCGGGCAAGACCACCGCGGCGGAGCTGCTCGCCCGGCGTGGATTCACCAGCCTGTCCCTGTCGGACGTCATCCGTGAGGAGGCGAAGCAGCGTGGCCTCTCCCCGGTGCGTGAGAACCTCATCGCACTGGGGAACGAGTTGCGCGAGCGCCATGGCCCGGGCGCCCTGGCACAACTCACCGTCGCCCGCATGCTGCCGGACCGCAACTACGCGGTGGACAGCATCCGGCACCCCGCAGAGGTGGAGGCGCTGCGCCGGGCCGGCGCGGGTGCCTTTTCGCTGTTCCATGTCTTCGCACCGCTCGAGGCGCGGTTCGCCCGTTCGCTCGCGCGCCAGCGCGAAGGAGACGGCGCGACCCTGGAGGCGTTCATCCAGCAGGAGGAGCGGGAGTTCGCCAGCAGCAACGCGGCGGCCCAGCAGCTCCTGGAGACCGAGCGCCTGGCCGATCGCGTCATCGACAACGACGGCACCCTGGATGAATTCACCGCGCGACTGACCGCAACGCTGCAGGTGCTGGAAGTCGCGTCCAGGCGCCCGTCCTGGGACCAGTACTTCATGGACATCGCGCGGACCGTGGCGACGCGCTCCAACTGCATGAAACGCCAGGTCGCCGCGGTGATCGTCTCCGATCGCCGGATCATCAGCACCGGGTACAACGGCACCCCGCGCGGGGTGAAGAACTGCAACGAGGGTGGCTGCCCACGCTGCAATTCGTTTGGGGAGAGCGGGAAGAACCTCGAGGAGTGCCTCTGTTCGCACGCCGAGGAGAACGCGATCGTCCAGGCGTCGTACCACGGCATCGCGATCCGGGATGCGACGCTCTACACGACGTACTCGCCGTGCCTGATGTGCAGCAAGATGATCATCAACGCCGGGATCCGGCGGGTGGTGTTCAACGACGCGTACCCGCTGAACGACACCGCGACCGGGATGCTGAAGCAGGCCGGCGTGGATCTGGTGAAGCTGAAGGTGTGA
- a CDS encoding alpha/beta hydrolase: protein MTDNVVAFDYMENGSGPVILFLPGSFGTGAGWKAVIAHLGDGFRTVTTSLLGYGATPDIRPDGNATLAQQVDLIDRIIDRIGTSPHIVGHSYGGLAALAHALTGRCPPASLVLVEANPLGVLRSSGDLDHHGMFAAMTASYFADVARGDAEAARRVIDFYGGAGAFDAMPAKVRSYVVATTAVNVRDWSSGTPFEPTKATLQSIVVPTTVVRGGDSHPAMLRIAELLHDAIPRAQLVTIEGGSHFLPSTHPAEIAALVRRQVDGTRNA, encoded by the coding sequence GTGACTGACAATGTCGTGGCGTTCGACTACATGGAGAACGGCTCTGGCCCCGTCATCCTCTTCCTGCCGGGGAGCTTCGGCACGGGCGCGGGCTGGAAGGCGGTTATCGCTCATCTGGGCGACGGCTTCCGCACCGTGACGACAAGCCTGCTTGGGTATGGCGCTACGCCCGACATTCGGCCGGACGGCAATGCCACCCTGGCTCAGCAAGTCGACCTCATCGACCGCATCATCGACCGCATTGGGACGTCCCCGCATATCGTGGGGCACTCGTATGGCGGTCTGGCCGCCCTCGCGCATGCGCTGACCGGGCGGTGTCCTCCCGCGAGCCTGGTGCTCGTGGAGGCGAATCCTCTGGGTGTGCTGCGATCGTCAGGCGACCTCGATCACCACGGAATGTTCGCCGCAATGACGGCGTCGTACTTTGCTGACGTCGCCAGGGGGGATGCCGAGGCGGCCCGGCGTGTCATCGACTTTTACGGCGGTGCGGGGGCGTTTGATGCAATGCCGGCAAAGGTGCGCAGCTACGTCGTTGCCACCACGGCGGTGAATGTGCGCGACTGGTCGTCGGGTACACCGTTCGAGCCAACGAAGGCGACGTTGCAGTCGATCGTTGTTCCCACGACCGTGGTGCGCGGGGGAGACAGCCATCCCGCGATGCTCAGGATCGCCGAGCTCCTGCACGATGCGATTCCCAGGGCCCAGTTGGTCACGATCGAAGGCGGGAGTCACTTTCTTCCAAGCACCCATCCAGCCGAGATCGCAGCATTGGTGCGGCGCCAGGTCGATGGAACACGGAACGCATAG
- a CDS encoding VOC family protein, whose product MTKVTPFLMFNDQLEAAMAFYTATFPDSEIRNVARTGTDGPITSAEFVVGGQVFMGYNGGPHFTFSEGFSLYVDCQDQAEVDAYWDKLVKAGATPTACGWIKDQFGLSWQIVPRRFMELIGDTDARKVKAVMAAMLTMVKLDVAALERAYNEVQ is encoded by the coding sequence ATGACCAAGGTGACACCGTTCCTGATGTTCAACGACCAGCTCGAGGCGGCCATGGCGTTCTATACCGCCACCTTCCCGGACTCTGAAATCCGGAACGTTGCTCGCACCGGCACAGACGGTCCCATCACCTCGGCCGAATTTGTCGTCGGTGGCCAGGTCTTCATGGGCTACAATGGCGGCCCACACTTCACGTTCTCCGAGGGGTTTTCGCTGTACGTGGACTGCCAGGACCAGGCCGAAGTCGACGCGTATTGGGACAAACTGGTCAAGGCTGGAGCGACACCCACCGCGTGCGGCTGGATCAAGGACCAGTTCGGCCTCTCCTGGCAGATCGTGCCGCGGCGATTCATGGAGCTGATCGGTGACACAGACGCCCGAAAGGTGAAGGCGGTGATGGCGGCCATGCTGACCATGGTGAAGCTCGACGTCGCGGCACTCGAGCGGGCGTACAACGAGGTGCAGTAG